In the Mytilus trossulus isolate FHL-02 chromosome 1, PNRI_Mtr1.1.1.hap1, whole genome shotgun sequence genome, one interval contains:
- the LOC134683112 gene encoding uncharacterized protein LOC134683112, with product MLRASKRKRVVPKGRGDSVAPAAKRSVLRRKVGDVHDIRSTESPVANITLDTDTEVMTMAPVPVSTTATEPITPSVSDSPIRVWIVGSSIVKNAFVESRQRPGGTNLALNRLGVNIWWQGTGGLTLSKMKNRIRLMLRLEDPPSYIIVHIGGNDIGNIKLGYLHFQLVKFMSWLSNKLPETTLIWSQVLPRLLWRYSTNGNCMEKCRRRLNSSIGVHMTKHGGCYIRYPDIKATHKFLAQDGVHLSKIGNEIFLNIIQGALETIISSKTGGITFPDDYYTL from the exons atgcTTAGAGCTTCTAAAAGAAAAAGGGTGGTGCCCAAGGGAAGAGGAGATAGCGTGGCTCCGGCCGCTAAGAGAAGTGTCTTGCGTCGAAAAGTTGGAGATGTCCATGATATCAGATCAACAGAgagtccagtggcaaacattaCACTAGATACAGATACAGAAGTGATGACTATGGCTCCGGTCCCGGTCTCAACAACCGCTACTGAACCCATTACGCCTTCAG TTTCAGATTCTCCTATAAGGGTTTGGATTGTTGGGTCGTCTATTGTTAAGAATGCGTTTGTGGAATCAAGGCAACGCCCGGGAGGAACTAATTTGGCTTTGAATAGGTTGGGAGTAAATATCTGGTGGCAAGGAACCGGTGGACTAACTCTCTCTAAGATGAAAAATCGCATTAGATTAATGCTGAGACTTGAAGATCCTCCCAGCTATATTATAGTGCACATTGGGGGAAATGATATAGGTAATATCAAACTAGGTTACTTACATTTCCAGTTGGTTAAATTTATGTCATGGTTATCAAATAAATTGCCTGAAACCACATTAATTTGGTCGCAAGTACTACCAAGATTGTTGTGGAGGTATTCAACCAATGGGAATTGTATGGAGAAGTGCAGACGTCGGTTAAACAGCTCCATTGGTGTCCACATGACAAAGCATGGAGGCTGTTACATTCGATATCCTGACATAAAAGCTACACATAAGTTCCTAGCACAAGATGGGGTGCATTTATCTAAGATAGGAAATGAAATTTTTCTGAATATAATACAGGGAGCACTAGAAACAATTATTTCCAGTAAGACGGGTGGCATTACTTTTCCAGACGACTATTATACACTTTGA